In a single window of the Sediminicoccus sp. KRV36 genome:
- a CDS encoding SufS family cysteine desulfurase has protein sequence MDTNIASGFDVTRIRQDFPILSTQVRGKPLVFLDSGASAQKPRVVMDAMTRAMETAYANVHRGAYHLSEVATEAHEAARGAVQRFLNAAEPEEIIFTPNATGAFNLVAHSFGRAMLKPGQCVLVSEMEHHANLVPWQMLRDAGLGIGLRFVRVTDAGELDLEDLAAKLADGKVGLVSVTHMSNVLGTVTPAAQIARMAHEAGARVLFDGSQAAVHRAVDVRALDADFYIFTGHKLYGPTGIGVLYGKRALLDAMPPFFGGGDMIETVTLEHSTFAAAPARFEAGTPAIIEAVGLHAAIDYVNAIGMAAIEAHERALVDHAMRALTQVEGLALLGGAQDRGGVFAFTLEGVHPHDLSTYLDRSGICVRAGRHCAEPLHTRFGLEGGSTRASFGLYTTRGEIDFLATKLTDARRFFA, from the coding sequence ATGGATACGAACATCGCCTCCGGCTTTGACGTCACCCGCATCCGCCAGGATTTCCCCATCCTGTCCACGCAGGTGCGCGGCAAGCCGCTCGTCTTCCTCGACAGCGGAGCCTCGGCGCAGAAACCGCGCGTGGTGATGGACGCCATGACGCGCGCGATGGAGACGGCCTATGCCAATGTCCATCGCGGCGCCTATCACCTCAGCGAAGTGGCGACGGAAGCACATGAGGCAGCGCGCGGCGCCGTGCAGCGCTTCCTGAACGCGGCCGAGCCGGAGGAAATCATCTTCACGCCCAATGCCACGGGCGCCTTCAACCTCGTCGCCCACAGCTTCGGCCGCGCCATGCTCAAGCCTGGCCAGTGCGTGCTGGTGAGCGAGATGGAGCACCATGCCAACCTCGTCCCCTGGCAGATGCTGCGGGATGCGGGCCTCGGCATCGGGCTGCGTTTCGTGCGCGTGACCGATGCGGGTGAGCTCGATCTGGAGGACCTCGCCGCCAAGCTGGCCGATGGCAAGGTGGGACTGGTGTCCGTCACCCACATGTCCAACGTGCTGGGCACCGTGACACCTGCAGCACAGATCGCGCGCATGGCGCATGAGGCCGGCGCCCGCGTGTTGTTCGATGGCAGCCAGGCCGCCGTGCATCGCGCCGTGGATGTGCGGGCGCTGGATGCTGATTTCTACATCTTCACCGGCCACAAGCTCTACGGGCCCACTGGCATTGGCGTGCTCTATGGCAAGCGCGCGCTGCTCGATGCCATGCCGCCCTTCTTCGGCGGCGGCGACATGATCGAGACCGTCACGCTGGAGCATTCGACCTTCGCGGCCGCCCCTGCCCGCTTCGAAGCCGGCACGCCCGCCATCATCGAAGCGGTCGGCCTGCACGCGGCGATTGACTATGTGAACGCCATCGGCATGGCCGCGATCGAGGCGCATGAGCGCGCCCTGGTGGACCACGCGATGCGCGCGCTGACCCAGGTGGAGGGCCTGGCGCTGCTGGGCGGGGCGCAAGATCGTGGCGGCGTCTTCGCCTTCACGCTGGAGGGCGTGCACCCGCATGACCTCTCCACCTATCTCGACCGTTCGGGCATCTGCGTTCGCGCCGGCCGCCATTGCGCCGAGCCGCTGCACACCCGCTTCGGGCTGGAGGGCGGCAGCACGCGGGCCTCTTTCGGGCTTTACACGACGCGGGGAGAGATTGATTTCCTCGCGACGAAGCTGACCGATGCGCGGAGGTTCTTTGCGTGA
- the sufU gene encoding Fe-S cluster assembly sulfur transfer protein SufU: MSAPAGFDELQDLYSKVLRDLARNPAHRGRLENATATARGDNPMCGDRVEIFINLDGPRITEAMFTGRGCEISQASAALLTELVRGKSPAEARALGQAVARLARSGERDETSEDLARLSVFSVVKNFPSRVKCATLAWHALDAALAGVKETSSE, translated from the coding sequence GTGAGCGCGCCGGCGGGATTTGACGAGCTGCAGGACCTCTACTCCAAGGTGCTGCGGGACCTTGCCCGCAATCCGGCGCATCGTGGCCGGCTGGAGAATGCCACCGCCACCGCGCGCGGTGACAACCCGATGTGCGGGGACCGGGTAGAAATCTTCATCAACCTCGATGGCCCGCGCATCACGGAAGCCATGTTCACCGGCCGTGGTTGTGAAATCTCCCAGGCCAGCGCGGCCCTGCTCACGGAGCTGGTTCGCGGCAAGTCGCCAGCTGAGGCCCGTGCCCTTGGCCAGGCCGTGGCGCGCCTCGCCCGCAGCGGCGAGCGCGACGAGACCAGCGAGGATCTCGCCCGCCTGTCCGTCTTTTCCGTCGTGAAGAATTTCCCGAGCCGCGTGAAATGCGCCACCCTCGCCTGGCACGCGCTTGATGCCGCGCTTGCGGGCGTGAAGGAGACCAGCAGTGAGTGA
- the sufD gene encoding Fe-S cluster assembly protein SufD, protein MTSGGFVARFEGLRAHLPGGRTPWVAALRSEAAEHFALAGLPGRKLEAWRYTDLTPIAQAGFTEALTLVVENPALPPMRAAFRAVFVDGRFAEGLSVLPGWCRSLAAHLGDAEGLLGAIAQSLPVVSLNTMLFEDGLLLDLPDGAEGGALELLSIVTHTERPIAFHPRHLLRIGAGASLTLIETSMGPNGASYLHNPVFEIHVGAGATLSHVRIQREGRSGFQLSTVLAAVQAGGTYDNFTLNAGAKLVRNEIHTALLGPKAACHMNGAQLAGDGQHADTTTFLDHAAPDCASRQTYKTVLAGKSRGVFQGKILVRQVAQRTDGYQMNQALLLSEEAEIDAKPQLEIYADDVKCSHGATVGALDEAQLFYLRARGIPAEQARAMLVQAFLVEAIEGVTHPLAQAALAEATDGWWEREVA, encoded by the coding sequence ATGACCTCTGGCGGTTTCGTCGCGCGCTTCGAGGGGCTGCGCGCGCATCTCCCTGGCGGCCGCACGCCCTGGGTGGCGGCGCTGCGCAGCGAAGCGGCCGAGCATTTCGCGCTGGCCGGCCTGCCTGGCCGCAAGCTCGAAGCCTGGCGCTACACCGACCTTACCCCCATCGCCCAGGCGGGCTTCACCGAGGCGCTGACGCTGGTGGTGGAAAACCCGGCCCTGCCGCCGATGCGCGCGGCATTCCGCGCCGTCTTCGTGGATGGCCGCTTCGCCGAAGGGCTCTCCGTGCTGCCCGGCTGGTGCCGCTCCCTCGCCGCCCATCTGGGCGATGCCGAGGGGCTGCTCGGCGCCATCGCGCAAAGCCTGCCCGTCGTCTCGCTCAACACCATGCTGTTCGAGGATGGCCTGCTGCTGGACCTGCCGGACGGGGCGGAGGGCGGCGCGCTGGAATTGCTGAGCATCGTCACCCATACCGAGCGGCCGATCGCCTTTCATCCGCGGCATCTGCTGCGCATCGGCGCGGGCGCTTCGCTCACGCTCATCGAAACCAGCATGGGGCCGAATGGCGCGAGCTACCTCCATAATCCGGTGTTCGAAATCCATGTCGGCGCGGGTGCGACCCTCTCCCATGTGCGCATCCAGCGTGAGGGACGTTCGGGCTTCCAGCTCTCCACCGTGCTGGCCGCGGTGCAGGCTGGCGGCACTTATGATAATTTCACGTTGAACGCCGGCGCCAAGCTCGTTCGCAACGAGATCCACACGGCCCTCCTCGGCCCCAAGGCGGCCTGCCACATGAATGGCGCGCAGCTGGCGGGCGACGGCCAGCACGCCGACACCACCACCTTTCTCGATCACGCGGCCCCCGACTGCGCCAGCCGCCAGACCTACAAGACCGTACTGGCCGGCAAGTCGCGCGGCGTGTTTCAGGGCAAGATCCTGGTGCGGCAGGTGGCGCAGCGCACCGATGGCTACCAGATGAACCAGGCGCTGCTGCTCTCCGAAGAGGCCGAGATTGACGCCAAGCCGCAGCTCGAAATCTACGCCGATGACGTGAAGTGCAGCCATGGCGCGACGGTCGGCGCGCTGGATGAGGCGCAGCTCTTCTACCTGCGCGCCCGCGGCATTCCGGCCGAACAGGCCCGCGCCATGCTGGTGCAGGCCTTCCTGGTCGAGGCCATCGAGGGCGTCACCCACCCCCTCGCCCAGGCCGCCCTGGCGGAAGCGACGGATGGCTGGTGGGAACGCGAGGTCGCATGA
- the sufC gene encoding Fe-S cluster assembly ATPase SufC, with product MLKIEGLTAEIDGKQILKGINLEVPTGEIHAIMGPNGSGKSTLSYVLSGREGYEITGGTASFNGMDILAMAPEERAASGLFLAFQYPVELPGVGNANFLRTALNAIRKAKGEPEVDAMAFLKLARAKLKTLQMSDDMLKRNVNVGFSGGEKKRNEVLQMALLEPSLAILDETDSGLDIDALKIVADGVNAMRGPNFSALVITHYQRLLDYIVPDRVHVLMGGRIVKSGGKELALELEAEGYARVAA from the coding sequence ATGTTGAAGATCGAAGGCCTGACGGCCGAAATTGATGGCAAGCAGATCCTCAAGGGGATCAATCTCGAAGTCCCGACGGGCGAGATCCACGCCATCATGGGCCCCAATGGTTCGGGCAAATCCACCCTCTCCTACGTGCTGAGCGGGCGTGAGGGCTATGAGATCACGGGCGGCACCGCCAGCTTCAACGGCATGGACATCCTGGCGATGGCGCCGGAGGAGCGCGCGGCTTCGGGCCTGTTCCTCGCCTTCCAGTATCCGGTGGAATTGCCGGGCGTGGGCAATGCGAATTTCCTGCGCACCGCACTGAACGCCATCCGCAAGGCGAAGGGCGAGCCGGAAGTGGACGCCATGGCCTTCCTCAAGCTGGCCCGCGCCAAGCTGAAGACGCTGCAGATGAGCGACGACATGCTCAAGCGCAACGTCAATGTCGGCTTCTCGGGTGGTGAGAAGAAGCGCAACGAGGTGCTGCAGATGGCGCTGCTGGAGCCCTCTCTCGCCATCCTCGACGAGACGGATTCCGGCCTCGACATCGATGCGCTGAAGATCGTGGCCGATGGCGTGAATGCGATGCGCGGCCCGAATTTCTCGGCCCTCGTCATCACGCATTACCAGCGCCTGCTGGATTATATCGTGCCGGACCGCGTACATGTGCTGATGGGTGGCCGCATCGTGAAATCCGGCGGCAAGGAACTCGCGCTGGAGCTGGAGGCGGAGGGTTACGCCCGCGTGGCCGCATGA
- a CDS encoding SUF system Fe-S cluster assembly protein: MSENATHGSWTPAGEALPKVTEEGVIAAIKTVFDPEIPVDIYELGLIYAIELGDDGKIKVEMTLTTPSCPSAQELPSMAEEAIRQIPGVTDCEVEIVWDPPWDQSRMSEDARLALNMF; this comes from the coding sequence GTGAGTGAAAATGCGACCCATGGCAGCTGGACGCCCGCGGGCGAAGCCCTCCCCAAGGTTACCGAGGAGGGCGTGATTGCCGCCATCAAGACCGTGTTCGATCCGGAAATCCCGGTGGATATCTACGAACTCGGCCTGATCTACGCGATCGAGCTTGGCGATGACGGCAAGATCAAGGTGGAGATGACGCTGACCACCCCGTCCTGCCCCTCGGCGCAGGAATTGCCGAGCATGGCGGAAGAAGCCATCCGCCAGATCCCTGGCGTGACCGACTGCGAGGTCGAGATCGTCTGGGATCCGCCATGGGATCAGTCACGCATGAGCGAAGAT